One Campylobacter concisus DNA segment encodes these proteins:
- the pseH gene encoding UDP-4-amino-4,6-dideoxy-N-acetyl-beta-L-altrosamine N-acetyltransferase, with the protein MLELINFTSLNGEQKLMVLKWRNDERIAKFMKNKSVGKEEHFAFLERLKSIQDKIYFLVKDESEFIGVVSFVDITKESCEFGVYKNPELKGVGKKLLDLIKEYAFFTLKVGSLKAKAYNNNEKALALYENFGFKIYAKDDEFSYLELKNETD; encoded by the coding sequence TTGCTTGAACTTATAAATTTTACCTCGCTTAATGGCGAGCAAAAGCTGATGGTCTTAAAGTGGCGAAACGACGAGCGTATAGCTAAATTTATGAAAAACAAAAGCGTTGGTAAAGAGGAGCATTTTGCTTTTTTAGAGAGATTAAAGAGCATTCAAGATAAGATCTATTTTTTAGTAAAGGACGAAAGCGAATTTATCGGAGTGGTGAGCTTTGTTGATATCACGAAAGAAAGTTGTGAATTTGGCGTTTATAAAAACCCAGAGCTAAAAGGAGTTGGCAAAAAGCTGCTTGATCTCATAAAAGAGTACGCATTTTTCACATTAAAAGTTGGCTCGCTAAAGGCAAAAGCTTATAATAACAACGAAAAAGCACTCGCACTTTATGAAAATTTTGGCTTTAAAATTTACGCAAAAGATGATGAATTTAGCTATCTTGAGCTTAAAAATGAAACGGACTAG
- the pseI gene encoding pseudaminic acid synthase — MKIGNFDTDKKVFIIAELSANHSGSLKTAVDTIKAAKRAGADAIKLQTYTPDSLTLNSHLDDFVIKGGLWDGRNLYELYQEALTPKEWHAELFKVAKEEGLVCFSSPFCKDDANFLEQFNPPAYKIASFEVTDYDFVEFVAKKGKPIIISTGIAYEEEIREVVQICKNAGNSDIALLKCTSSYPAPLNGMNLQTIADMREKFGVEVGFSDHTLGVTAPVVAVSLGARIVEKHFILDKSVKSVDSAFSLDESEFALMTKCVREAEELLGRVNYELDEKAVLNRRFSRSLYASADIKKGEIFSEQNVRSVRPGYGLHPKFLKELIGKKAKRDIKFSERLTKEDL; from the coding sequence ATGAAAATAGGAAATTTTGATACAGACAAAAAGGTCTTTATAATAGCAGAGCTCTCAGCCAACCACAGCGGTAGCCTAAAAACGGCGGTAGATACGATAAAGGCGGCCAAGCGCGCTGGAGCTGACGCGATAAAGCTTCAGACATATACGCCTGATAGTTTGACTCTAAATTCGCACCTAGATGATTTTGTCATAAAGGGCGGACTTTGGGATGGGAGAAATTTATACGAGCTTTATCAAGAGGCGCTAACGCCAAAAGAGTGGCATGCTGAGCTTTTTAAAGTGGCAAAAGAAGAGGGACTTGTCTGCTTTTCAAGCCCGTTTTGCAAGGACGATGCGAATTTTTTAGAGCAGTTTAACCCGCCAGCTTACAAGATCGCAAGCTTTGAGGTGACGGATTATGATTTTGTAGAGTTTGTAGCCAAAAAAGGTAAGCCTATCATCATCTCAACTGGCATAGCCTACGAAGAAGAGATAAGAGAGGTGGTGCAAATTTGCAAAAATGCAGGCAATAGCGACATCGCCCTTTTAAAATGCACCTCAAGCTATCCAGCGCCGCTAAATGGTATGAATTTGCAAACCATTGCAGATATGAGAGAGAAATTTGGCGTTGAGGTTGGCTTTTCAGACCACACTCTAGGCGTGACAGCTCCAGTTGTGGCGGTTAGTTTGGGCGCTAGGATAGTTGAAAAACATTTTATACTTGATAAAAGCGTAAAAAGCGTTGATAGCGCATTTAGCCTTGATGAGAGCGAATTTGCTCTTATGACAAAGTGCGTTAGAGAGGCTGAGGAGCTTTTGGGTAGGGTAAACTACGAGCTAGATGAAAAAGCGGTTTTAAACAGGAGATTTTCTCGCTCACTTTATGCAAGTGCAGATATAAAAAAAGGTGAAATTTTTAGCGAGCAAAATGTAAGGAGCGTGCGCCCAGGATATGGCCTACATCCTAAATTTTTAAAAGAGCTGATCGGCAAAAAAGCAAAAAGAGATATAAAATTTAGCGAGAGATTAACAAAAGAGGATCTATAA
- the pseG gene encoding UDP-2,4-diacetamido-2,4,6-trideoxy-beta-L-altropyranose hydrolase has protein sequence MKEFKGLPLLKTLVRADSSSKIGHGHIRRDLLLAKKFSDISFASLRLEGDIFDEINYPKFSLRSGEIDELCELIKDNKFKLLIIDHYGFSFDDERAIKEKTGVKILSFDDTYEKHFADYILNVNLYAQKARYEELVEKGCEVFCGSEFLLVRDEFYEEVQVKREKIYDYAIILGGTDISGLSAKISEKLLLKKLKTAVITTSGNKNLSALKELSSKSENFSLFVDSKNVARLMNEAKMLIITASSLVNEAYVLGTNFKAVCVADNQKEIFAWLKENGYEAFWGDEICLNL, from the coding sequence TTGAAAGAATTTAAAGGACTCCCCCTGCTAAAAACGCTCGTGCGCGCCGATAGTAGCAGCAAGATAGGGCATGGGCACATCAGGCGAGACCTTTTGCTTGCTAAAAAATTTAGCGACATCTCATTTGCTTCATTGAGGCTTGAAGGTGACATTTTTGATGAGATAAACTACCCTAAATTTAGCCTAAGAAGTGGCGAGATAGATGAGCTTTGCGAACTTATAAAAGATAATAAATTTAAGCTTCTAATAATCGACCACTACGGCTTTAGCTTTGATGACGAAAGAGCTATAAAAGAAAAAACTGGCGTTAAAATTTTATCATTTGATGATACTTATGAAAAACATTTTGCAGACTATATTTTAAACGTAAATTTGTATGCACAAAAGGCAAGATATGAGGAGCTGGTAGAAAAAGGCTGTGAGGTCTTTTGTGGAAGCGAGTTTTTGCTAGTTAGAGATGAGTTTTACGAAGAAGTGCAGGTAAAAAGGGAGAAAATTTACGACTACGCTATCATTCTTGGGGGCACTGATATCTCTGGGCTAAGCGCTAAAATTTCAGAAAAGCTACTCTTAAAAAAGCTAAAAACAGCCGTCATAACAACAAGTGGAAATAAAAACTTAAGCGCCCTAAAAGAGTTATCAAGTAAGAGCGAAAATTTTAGTCTTTTTGTAGATAGTAAAAACGTAGCAAGGCTGATGAATGAAGCCAAAATGCTCATCATAACAGCAAGCTCGCTCGTAAATGAAGCTTATGTTTTGGGAACTAATTTTAAAGCTGTTTGCGTGGCTGATAATCAAAAAGAAATCTTTGCTTGGCTCAAAGAAAATGGCTATGAAGCTTTTTGGGGAGATGAAATTTGCTTGAACTTATAA